In the genome of Massilia sp. UMI-21, the window CTCCTGCGGCGCGCGCGTGAGGCGGGCGCGCAGGCGCTCGCAGGTGGTCTGAAGCCGTGCCGGCGTCACGGGTTTGAGCAGGTAGTCGATGGCGCCCTGCTCGAAGGCGTCGAGCGCATACTGGTCGTAGGCAGTCGCGAACACGATGTGGCAGCGGTTGTAAAGTTGGCGCGCGGCGTCGATGCCGCCCATGCCGGGCATGCGGATGTCGAGGAAGGCGATGTCCGGCAGGTAGCGCGCGGCCATGTCCAGCGCCTCGGCGCCGTTGGCGGCTTCGGCCACGATGCGCAGTTCGGGCCAGGCTTCCTGCAGGCGCATGCGCAGCTGCTCGCGCATCGGCGCTTCGTCGTCGGCGATCAGGGCGGTCGGGCTGCTTTGGCTCATCAGTCGAACTCCGTCATCCTGTAGGGCAGGCGAATCGAGGCGCAGGCGCCGCCTGCCGGGGGCATCTCGATGACCAGCTCGGCGTCCTTCCCGAACAGCAGCGCCAGGCGCTCGCGGATGTTGGCCAGGCCCACGCCCTCGTCGGCGTGCATGTCGATGCCGACGCCGTCGTCGCACACGTCCACGTGCAGGGTGGCGTCTTCCACATGGGCGCGCACGGTGATGGTGCCGCCGGCGATCTTCGGTTCCAGGCCGTGCTTGATCGAGTTCTCGATCAGGGTCTGCAGCATCATCGGCGGGAAGGGCGCGCTGCCCAGGAAATCGGGCACCTCGAAGCGCACTTGAAGGCGTTCCTTCATGCGCGCCTGCATGATGGCCAGGTAGGCGCGCGACAGTTCGACCTGCTTGCCCAGGGTGCCGCCTATGCCGCCACCCTTGGTGCGCATCTGCGGCAGCGAGGAACGCAGGTACTCGATCAGGTGCGCATGCACGCGCGCCGCTTCCTTCGGGTCGGTCTCGATCAGCTGGCCGATCAGGGCCAGGGTATTGAACAGGAAGTGCGGTTCGACCTGGGCCTGCAGGGTGGCCATCTGCGCTTCCATCAGGCGGCGCTCGAGGGTGGCCACGTCGGCCTTCTCGGCCGCTTCGCGGGCGGTGAGTTCGGCGCGGCGCTTGCCGCCGGCCAGTACCTTGACGCCGAACGAGAGCAGGATGAACCACACCGCCGGTTCGCTCAGGTTGAACGAGATGCCGAAGATGAAGACCAGGAACCAGGTCACGTACAGTTTGCGCCACTCGACCAGGGCCAGCCAGTCGAAGAAGCCCCACCACAGGGCGCCCGCTTCGCTGACGGCTTCGCGCACGAAGTCGAGTGCGCGGTTGATCGATGCGGCGGCCATGGCTTACTCCACGATCTGGGCTGGACGGCGGCCGAACAGGGCCGCGGCAAGGAACTTCAGCAGCAGAAAGCCGACGAACAGCGTGAGCGCCAGCGGCACGATGCTCAGGACCAGGGCCAGGCCGATCGACACGGCCAGCAGCGAAGGCCAGGGCAGGGCGGCCAGGGTGCGGGCGCCCGAGCGCACGGCGCGGTGGGTCTTGCGGCCGATGGTTTGCATGTCGGCGATGAACGAATCGAAGCGGGAGGTTGTCATATGCGAGCGTCCTTCGGTTGAGTAGATGACGCTACTCTAGCCCCCGCGCGCGGGCGGCGCCATGGCGATCCGACGAACGGTAGAAAACCCGGTGTTGGCGGCAGCGTGGCCCGATAAGCGGGGGAGATTCTATCCCTTTCGGCGGGGGCATCGGCGGGGGCATCAAACCCGGCCGCGCGCATCCCAGTAGCTGCGCAGCAGCCCATAGTTGACCGTGTCGGCCATTTCGCCATGCACGAACCAGCGTTCCGGCATATAGCCTTCCCGGCGAAAGCCCATCCGCTCCAGCACGGCGGCCGAGGCGGCGTTGCGCGGGTCGATGTCGGCTTCGATGCGGTTCAGGCACAGTTCGTGGAAAGCGTAGTCGAGCGCGGCTTCCAGCGCCTCGGTGGCGTAGCCCTTGCCCCAGTGCGCACTGCCGAGCGCATAGCCCAGTTCGCAGCGGCGGTTCTGCGGGAAGACGTGATGCAGGTTGACGGTGCCGATCAGCGCGCCGGTAGCCGCCAGTTCGATCCCGAAACGTAGCTCCGAGCCGTCGCGGTAGGCAGCCAGCGCATGGGCGATGGCGCTTTCGGCAGAGCCGATCGCGGTCCACGGTTCCGCGCTCCAGTAGCGCACCACGGCCGGGTCGCAGAACACGGCGAACAGGTCGGGGGCGTCCTGCATCGCCAGGGGACGCAGGGTGAGCCGCTCCGTGCTCAGGAGGGGAGTGGGAAAGCCGGACATGAGCGAAAGGATAACACTCCTGCCCGATCACCCGGTAGCGGCCAAGGCCCGCACCACCAGGTCGCCGATCAGGCGCTCGGCATCCTCGAAGTCACCGCCGCCGAGTTCGGGCTTGTCCAGCACCAGCGTCATCTGGGCCGCGAAGTCGGCATACGACTGCGTCATGGCCCACAGCGCGAACAGCAGGTGGGTGGCGTCGACGCGGGCGATGCGGCCCTCGCGCATCCAGCGTTCGAACACCTCGATGTCGCGCCGCAGCAGGGGCACCACCCGTGCGCGGATCTGCTCGCCGTAGAACTTGGC includes:
- a CDS encoding GNAT family N-acetyltransferase, with product MSGFPTPLLSTERLTLRPLAMQDAPDLFAVFCDPAVVRYWSAEPWTAIGSAESAIAHALAAYRDGSELRFGIELAATGALIGTVNLHHVFPQNRRCELGYALGSAHWGKGYATEALEAALDYAFHELCLNRIEADIDPRNAASAAVLERMGFRREGYMPERWFVHGEMADTVNYGLLRSYWDARGRV
- a CDS encoding response regulator transcription factor; protein product: MSQSSPTALIADDEAPMREQLRMRLQEAWPELRIVAEAANGAEALDMAARYLPDIAFLDIRMPGMGGIDAARQLYNRCHIVFATAYDQYALDAFEQGAIDYLLKPVTPARLQTTCERLRARLTRAPQEIGAQLAELGTLLKGGGAAKPNYLKWIQAQVGGSLRMVSTREILYFQADDKYTCVQTATAQLLIRKTLKELADELDPDEFWRIHRSTLVRVDAIAEVFRDLRGRQMIRLRNFPGELEVSRNHGHLFQQM
- a CDS encoding histidine kinase; protein product: MAAASINRALDFVREAVSEAGALWWGFFDWLALVEWRKLYVTWFLVFIFGISFNLSEPAVWFILLSFGVKVLAGGKRRAELTAREAAEKADVATLERRLMEAQMATLQAQVEPHFLFNTLALIGQLIETDPKEAARVHAHLIEYLRSSLPQMRTKGGGIGGTLGKQVELSRAYLAIMQARMKERLQVRFEVPDFLGSAPFPPMMLQTLIENSIKHGLEPKIAGGTITVRAHVEDATLHVDVCDDGVGIDMHADEGVGLANIRERLALLFGKDAELVIEMPPAGGACASIRLPYRMTEFD